The Fulvivirga ligni genome window below encodes:
- a CDS encoding nitroreductase family protein, which produces MTKKTTIGGFPFVSYEKETYEENEVIDRSKQFYLWLDKRRTVRDFSDKPIPKSVIENIIMSASTAPSGAHKQPWTFCVVSNPELKKQIRIAAEKEEKESYDNRMSEEWLQVLRPLQTDWQKPFLEVAPYLIVVFKKAYDLEEDGTKHTNYYVNESVGLASGFLLAAIHDAGLVALTHTPSPMNFLTNLLDRPANERAFLLVPMGYPCSETFVPDIHRKKLEEVCEFYE; this is translated from the coding sequence ATGACGAAGAAAACTACAATAGGAGGATTTCCTTTTGTTTCCTATGAAAAGGAAACTTATGAGGAAAATGAGGTAATAGATAGAAGCAAGCAGTTTTATCTGTGGCTTGACAAACGCAGAACTGTGCGGGATTTTTCCGACAAGCCTATTCCAAAGTCAGTGATTGAGAATATCATAATGAGCGCCTCCACGGCTCCCTCCGGTGCACACAAGCAACCCTGGACTTTTTGCGTGGTGAGCAACCCTGAACTAAAAAAGCAAATCAGGATAGCCGCTGAAAAAGAGGAAAAGGAAAGTTACGATAACCGCATGAGTGAGGAATGGCTTCAGGTCTTAAGGCCGCTACAAACAGACTGGCAAAAGCCATTTTTAGAGGTAGCTCCATACCTGATAGTTGTTTTTAAAAAGGCCTATGATCTGGAAGAAGATGGTACCAAACACACCAATTACTATGTAAATGAATCTGTAGGCCTAGCCTCCGGGTTCCTACTTGCTGCCATTCATGATGCTGGGCTGGTGGCTCTAACACATACGCCTAGCCCTATGAACTTTCTAACCAATCTTTTGGATAGACCTGCTAATGAAAGGGCTTTCCTTTTAGTGCCCATGGGCTATCCGTGCTCGGAAACCTTTGTACCTGATATTCACAGAAAAAAGCTTGAAGAGGTTTGTGAATTTTATGAATGA
- the hisF gene encoding imidazole glycerol phosphate synthase subunit HisF, which translates to MLKKRIIPCLDIKNGRTVKGVNFVNIRDAGDPVELGALYAEQGADELVFLDITATNEGRKTFKELVKDIAKHLNIPFTVGGGISHVEDVAPLLYAGADKVSVNSSAVKRPELIDELVAEFGSQCIVAALDARFVDGEWIIHTHGGSKPTEKELFSWAREVEQRGAGEILFTSMDHDGTKQGFANEALRKMASEVSIPIIASGGAGTMPHFKDVFEQGDADAALAASIFHFKEIGIPELKDYLRENNIAVR; encoded by the coding sequence ATGCTTAAGAAAAGAATAATTCCTTGTCTTGATATTAAGAATGGACGCACAGTAAAAGGTGTTAATTTCGTTAATATCAGAGATGCCGGTGATCCGGTGGAGCTCGGTGCCTTATATGCCGAACAAGGTGCAGATGAACTGGTGTTTTTAGACATCACTGCTACTAACGAAGGTCGTAAAACCTTTAAAGAATTGGTTAAGGACATTGCCAAACATTTAAATATCCCTTTCACCGTTGGTGGTGGTATCAGTCATGTTGAAGATGTGGCTCCCCTACTCTATGCCGGTGCTGATAAGGTTTCTGTAAATTCTAGTGCTGTTAAAAGGCCGGAGTTAATAGATGAGCTGGTGGCAGAGTTCGGAAGCCAATGTATAGTAGCTGCGCTCGATGCCAGGTTTGTAGATGGTGAATGGATTATCCATACTCACGGAGGCTCTAAACCAACTGAGAAGGAGTTATTTTCCTGGGCCAGAGAAGTAGAACAGCGCGGTGCTGGTGAAATTTTATTTACCAGTATGGATCATGATGGCACCAAACAGGGTTTTGCCAATGAAGCATTGCGCAAAATGGCTAGTGAGGTCAGCATACCAATCATCGCTTCCGGCGGTGCGGGCACTATGCCTCATTTCAAAGATGTATTTGAGCAAGGAGATGCCGATGCAGCCCTAGCAGCCAGCATATTTCATTTTAAAGAGATTGGCATCCCAGAGTTAAAAGATTATTTAAGAGAAAACAATATAGCGGTAAGATAA
- a CDS encoding SRPBCC family protein: protein MLLFFICTVSSGIEDWICIIIISSPFLLMVGIVGWFVSRYLEDADSKKILMIVFLPVLTAPIESVFEDREDHYETKNEIYIQASPTEVWAILLEVPEIRSYEYSLGFYNIIGIPRSVRSEIVNVNGETTRLGYFTDDLILNETVVEYDTLKRMSFHVNLSKSQMRDEPTDQHILKSEIFQFVEISYSLDPVGDSTRLTLTCEYSIKSKMNGYANLWANSIISDFEQRLLLSLKKKLEAHS from the coding sequence GTGCTTTTATTCTTCATTTGTACAGTTTCTAGTGGTATCGAAGATTGGATCTGCATCATAATAATATCATCTCCTTTCTTGCTGATGGTTGGCATTGTTGGCTGGTTTGTTTCACGCTATTTAGAAGATGCTGACTCAAAGAAGATTTTAATGATAGTGTTTCTTCCTGTACTCACTGCACCGATAGAGTCAGTGTTTGAAGATAGAGAGGATCATTATGAAACCAAGAATGAAATTTATATCCAGGCATCTCCAACTGAAGTTTGGGCTATTTTATTGGAAGTACCTGAAATTCGGTCTTATGAATACTCTTTAGGATTTTACAACATTATTGGTATTCCCAGGTCTGTGAGATCAGAAATAGTCAACGTGAACGGAGAAACAACACGTCTGGGCTATTTTACTGACGATCTCATTTTGAATGAGACCGTGGTAGAATATGACACGCTTAAAAGGATGTCATTTCACGTCAATTTATCTAAATCTCAAATGAGAGATGAACCTACTGATCAGCATATTTTAAAGAGTGAAATCTTCCAATTTGTAGAAATTAGTTATTCTCTTGACCCAGTAGGTGACTCTACCAGGCTTACTTTGACCTGTGAATATTCCATAAAATCTAAAATGAATGGCTATGCCAATCTCTGGGCCAATAGCATAATCAGTGATTTTGAGCAGCGTCTTTTGCTATCCCTTAAGAAAAAACTTGAGGCTCATTCATAA
- the hisA gene encoding 1-(5-phosphoribosyl)-5-[(5-phosphoribosylamino)methylideneamino]imidazole-4-carboxamide isomerase, with protein MKIIPAIDIIDGKCVRLTQGDYDQKKIYNEDPLEVAKSFEGEDLKYLHLVDLDGAKAGKVINIKVLEKIASQTSLEIDFGGGIKSDEDIEKVFSAGASKVTCGSIAVKNPSKVSEWLEKYGSTKLILGADVKDKMISVSGWTEKTTLSIEDLLHKYLDDGLQEVICTDIATDGMLTGPNVKLYQELLNIFPTIKLIASGGVSCMADLHELREAGLEGAILGKAIYEGKVTLRELNEFQNA; from the coding sequence ATGAAAATTATACCCGCAATAGACATTATTGATGGTAAGTGCGTTCGCTTAACTCAAGGCGACTACGATCAGAAAAAAATATATAACGAGGATCCTTTAGAGGTAGCCAAATCTTTTGAAGGTGAAGACTTAAAATATTTACACCTGGTGGACTTAGACGGCGCCAAAGCCGGAAAGGTGATTAATATAAAGGTGCTGGAGAAAATAGCATCTCAAACATCTCTGGAGATAGACTTCGGGGGCGGCATAAAGTCGGATGAGGATATTGAAAAAGTTTTCAGTGCTGGTGCCAGCAAAGTTACCTGCGGAAGTATAGCAGTAAAGAATCCTTCGAAGGTTTCAGAATGGCTGGAGAAATACGGATCAACAAAACTTATTCTCGGCGCCGATGTGAAGGACAAAATGATCTCAGTAAGCGGATGGACTGAAAAAACAACCTTATCTATTGAAGATTTACTGCACAAGTATCTGGATGATGGCTTACAGGAGGTGATCTGTACGGATATTGCTACCGATGGTATGCTTACCGGACCTAACGTAAAACTCTATCAAGAGCTATTAAATATTTTCCCTACCATAAAGCTTATTGCCAGTGGTGGTGTTAGTTGCATGGCAGACTTGCACGAGCTAAGAGAAGCAGGATTAGAAGGAGCTATTTTAGGCAAAGCCATATACGAAGGAAAAGTTACCCTAAGAGAACTAAACGAATTCCAGAATGCTTAA
- a CDS encoding DUF885 domain-containing protein, protein MKLTQFYCFIGLVLMISACNSPKDNSSEVESKPDISKVYEDYYQDRLKFYPLEATSAGDNRYNDTLPNNISQEYLSQLKSFYENYQQKLAEFDKSSLSATDQLSYDILEWECNINLEGLKFTTELTPLDQFWSLQIMMGQYASGASAQPFKTEDDYDNWLKRVDDFMVWCDTAMVNMTKGMETGWVLPATLTKKVIPQIAELDHGPVEEHLFFSPVKNLPESFNDDQKEKYTAAYKSMVEEKVIPTFKKLHSFLEEKYLPASRTTSGASALPNGDEYYSYRIKQFTTTELSADSIFNLGMSEVKRISSEMEEIKNDVGFTGDLKSFFNYVRTNKEMMPYDSAPQVIAHFNDIYTTMKPQLKNLFDLVPKTPFEVRRTEAFREASASAEYNPGSIDGTRPGIFYVPVPDAAAYNIFSDESLFLHEAIPGHHYQISLQQENDKLPEFRKTLWYSAYGEGWALYSESLGKELGLYIDPYQYFGMLSAEMHRAIRLVVDAGMHSKGWTREQAIQFSLENEAESEASIISEIERYMAMPGQALSYKIGQLTIWELRAKAHAEIGPDFDVKKFHNQVLESGCVPLALLEAKINQWIENEKQ, encoded by the coding sequence ATGAAACTAACTCAATTTTACTGCTTTATAGGTTTAGTTCTTATGATCTCAGCCTGTAATTCACCTAAAGATAATAGCTCAGAAGTAGAGAGCAAGCCAGATATTTCAAAAGTTTATGAGGACTACTATCAGGATCGATTAAAGTTCTATCCACTAGAAGCTACCTCTGCTGGTGATAATCGCTATAATGACACTTTACCCAATAACATATCTCAGGAATACCTATCCCAACTCAAGTCCTTTTACGAAAACTATCAGCAAAAACTGGCTGAGTTCGATAAGAGCAGCTTGTCAGCTACAGATCAATTAAGCTATGACATTCTTGAATGGGAATGCAACATCAACCTGGAAGGACTTAAATTTACTACTGAGCTTACTCCACTGGATCAATTCTGGAGCCTGCAAATTATGATGGGCCAGTACGCCAGCGGAGCTTCGGCACAACCATTTAAAACTGAGGATGATTATGACAATTGGCTCAAAAGAGTAGATGACTTCATGGTTTGGTGTGATACCGCCATGGTAAATATGACCAAAGGGATGGAAACAGGATGGGTTCTTCCTGCGACTCTCACCAAGAAGGTCATTCCTCAGATCGCTGAACTCGATCATGGTCCTGTAGAAGAGCATCTTTTCTTTTCACCCGTTAAAAATCTTCCTGAAAGTTTCAACGATGATCAAAAGGAGAAATACACAGCAGCTTACAAAAGCATGGTTGAAGAAAAGGTTATCCCAACTTTCAAGAAGTTGCATAGCTTTTTAGAAGAGAAGTACCTGCCAGCCTCCAGGACCACATCAGGGGCATCTGCGCTTCCTAATGGCGATGAATATTACAGCTATCGCATAAAGCAGTTTACGACTACTGAGCTTTCTGCAGACTCAATATTTAATCTGGGTATGAGTGAAGTAAAAAGAATTTCCAGTGAAATGGAAGAGATAAAAAATGATGTGGGCTTTACGGGTGACCTGAAGTCATTCTTCAACTATGTGCGTACCAATAAAGAAATGATGCCTTATGACTCTGCTCCTCAGGTCATTGCTCACTTCAATGATATATATACGACCATGAAGCCCCAGTTAAAAAACTTATTTGACCTAGTGCCTAAAACACCGTTTGAGGTAAGAAGAACTGAAGCTTTCCGTGAGGCTTCTGCCAGTGCGGAGTATAATCCTGGCTCCATTGATGGCACACGACCTGGCATTTTCTATGTGCCTGTGCCCGATGCTGCGGCATACAACATCTTCTCAGATGAGTCATTATTCTTGCATGAAGCGATACCTGGGCATCATTACCAAATATCTTTACAGCAGGAAAATGACAAATTACCTGAGTTTAGAAAAACATTATGGTACAGCGCTTACGGTGAAGGCTGGGCACTTTACAGCGAGTCTTTAGGTAAAGAATTAGGCCTTTACATCGATCCGTATCAGTATTTTGGTATGCTTAGCGCTGAAATGCACCGCGCCATTAGATTGGTGGTGGATGCAGGAATGCATTCGAAAGGATGGACGAGAGAGCAGGCTATTCAGTTCTCGCTAGAGAATGAAGCTGAATCTGAAGCCAGCATTATCTCGGAGATTGAAAGATATATGGCTATGCCAGGCCAGGCACTTTCTTATAAGATAGGACAGCTTACCATTTGGGAGCTTAGAGCCAAGGCTCATGCAGAAATAGGACCTGACTTTGATGTGAAAAAGTTTCACAACCAGGTACTTGAGTCAGGATGTGTTCCATTGGCCTTATTAGAAGCGAAAATCAATCAGTGGATAGAGAATGAAAAACAATAA
- a CDS encoding DoxX family protein: MKNSIFKTDFNLNTANAWLLLLRIAIGALMLTHGLPKLQTLLSGGEIQFYDWLGLGATFSLVLAVFSEVICSALIIIGLGTRLATLPLIITMLVAIFMVHAGDPFGKQEFPLLYALIYNTLLVFGSGKYSIDHYLGKSKRMY; this comes from the coding sequence ATGAAGAATAGTATTTTTAAAACTGATTTCAACCTCAACACAGCCAATGCATGGCTATTACTTTTGAGAATAGCCATAGGAGCATTAATGCTTACCCATGGCCTACCCAAATTACAAACACTACTGAGCGGCGGGGAAATACAATTTTATGACTGGTTAGGTTTGGGAGCTACCTTTTCGCTGGTATTAGCTGTATTTTCAGAGGTAATTTGCTCGGCTCTTATCATTATCGGTTTAGGTACCAGACTGGCTACCTTACCATTGATTATTACCATGTTAGTAGCCATATTTATGGTACATGCCGGCGACCCGTTTGGTAAACAGGAATTTCCTTTATTATATGCTTTAATCTATAACACATTATTGGTTTTTGGCAGCGGCAAATATTCCATAGACCATTATTTAGGGAAAAGTAAAAGAATGTATTAA
- the hisIE gene encoding bifunctional phosphoribosyl-AMP cyclohydrolase/phosphoribosyl-ATP diphosphatase HisIE: MDSLQPDFNKQNGLIPAVVQDYFTKKVLMLGFMNQEAFEKTQQENRVTFYSRTKERLWTKGETSGNFLEVRSMALDCDNDTVLIQAIPAGPVCHTGTDTCFGDEANTSTDLGFLESTIQNRKNNPQEGSYTNSLLNRGINKVAQKVGEEAVELVIEAKDDDKKLFLNEAADLMYHYLVLLAAKDFTLNDVIEVLKERHS; the protein is encoded by the coding sequence ATGGACAGTCTACAACCAGATTTCAACAAGCAAAACGGATTAATACCAGCAGTAGTACAGGATTATTTCACCAAAAAAGTACTTATGCTCGGATTTATGAACCAAGAGGCTTTTGAAAAAACACAACAAGAGAATAGAGTAACCTTCTACAGCAGAACTAAGGAGCGTTTATGGACTAAAGGAGAAACAAGTGGCAACTTCCTGGAAGTGAGATCAATGGCTTTAGATTGTGATAATGATACCGTTCTTATTCAAGCTATTCCGGCAGGGCCGGTTTGCCATACAGGTACAGATACCTGCTTTGGAGATGAAGCAAACACTTCAACCGATCTGGGATTTCTTGAGTCAACCATTCAAAATAGAAAAAACAATCCACAAGAAGGATCATATACTAATTCCTTGCTTAACCGAGGCATAAATAAAGTAGCTCAGAAAGTGGGTGAAGAGGCAGTTGAGCTAGTCATAGAAGCCAAAGATGATGACAAAAAACTATTTCTTAATGAAGCAGCTGATCTGATGTATCACTACCTGGTTTTATTGGCAGCCAAGGATTTTACCCTTAACGATGTAATTGAGGTACTTAAAGAGCGCCACAGCTAA